The following are from one region of the Nicotiana tabacum cultivar K326 chromosome 3, ASM71507v2, whole genome shotgun sequence genome:
- the LOC107809108 gene encoding protein JINGUBANG-like, which produces MRNSRKSKMVTEENSHQQAFGSVMQSDPNEDEYSFRISNISETSHANYDRPPPRLSSDYNSPHNTSPSWDPSSSPYLDPSWDQTTSPLSKSPWTSHVEPSTNYSYTGLMGSLVREEGHIYSLAASGDLLYTGSDSKNIRVWKNHKEFSGFKSNSGLVKAIIIAGERIFTGHQDGKIRVWKVSGKDPSVYKRIGTLPTLTAYIKSSMKPSNYIETRRNRNAVWIKHFDAISCLCMSEDQKLLYSASWDKTIKVWRASDSKCLESINAHDDAVNSIVVGFNGQLFSGSADGTVKIWRKESQGKGTKHFFSQTLLKQECAVTSLAVDPTSNFLYCGSSDGLVNFWQRDKLLTHGGVLRGHKLATLCLATAGNLIFSGSADNNICVWRRDGNEHICLSVLSGHSGPVKCLAVEEDKEQTGGERHFIVYSRSLDKSVKIWRVSPQAQQQLQNQAEVMGMSPPQTFPSACSLGSQSSCRVSQRRK; this is translated from the coding sequence ATGAGAAATTCAAGAAAAAGCAAAATGGTGACAGAAGAAAACAGCCACCAACAAGCATTTGGGAGCGTAATGCAATCTGATCCAAATGAAGATGAATATTCTTTTCGAATAAGCAATATATCAGAAACTAGCCATGCAAATTACGATCGCCCTCCTCCTCGACTTAGCTCCGATTACAACTCTCCTCACAACACATCTCCTTCATGGGATCCATCATCATCTCCATATTTAGATCCTTCTTGGGACCAAACAACATCTCCATTATCAAAATCTCCATGGACATCTCACGTCGAGCCAAGTACTAATTATTCCTATACAGGTCTTATGGGTTCCCTTGTTCGTGAAGAAGGCCATATATATTCTTTGGCCGCTTCAGGGGATTTATTATACACGGGATCTGATAGTAAGAATATTAGGGTGTGGAAGAATCACAAAGAATTTTCCGGATTTAAATCAAATAGTGGATTGGTAAAGGCAATTATTATTGCTGGAGAAAGAATTTTTACAGGTCATCAAGATGGGAAGATACGAGTTTGGAAGGTTTCTGGAAAGGATCCAAGCGTATACAAACGAATAGGAACTTTACCAACTTTAACGGCTTATATAAAAAGTTCAATGAAACCAAGCAATTATATTGAAACGAGGCGAAATCGAAATGCCGTGTGGATAAAGCATTTTGATGCGATTTCTTGCCTTTGCATGAGCGAGGACCAAAAGCTATTGTATTCAGCATCTTGGGATAAAACCATAAAAGTTTGGCGAGCATCAGATTCGAAATGTTTGGAATCAATAAATGCCCACGACGATGCCGTAAATTCAATAGTTGTTGGCTTTAATGGACAACTCTTTTCAGGATCTGCTGATGGAACTGTTAAAATATGGAGAAAAGAATCACAAGGGAAAGGAACAAAACACTTCTTTTCACAAACGTTATTGAAGCAAGAATGCGCTGTAACAAGCTTAGCTGTGGACCCAACATCGAATTTCCTCTATTGTGGTTCCTCTGATGGGCTAGTCAACTTTTGGCAACGTGACAAGCTTTTAACTCATGGAGGAGTTTTAAGGGGTCATAAACTTGCAACCCTCTGTTTAGCAACGGCAGGGAATTTAATTTTCAGTGGATCAGCTGATAATAATATTTGTGTGTGGAGAAGGGATGGGAATGAACATATATGTTTATCAGTTTTGAGCGGCCACTCTGGTCCTGTAAAATGTTTGGCCGTCGAAGAGGATAAAGAACAAACAGGTGGTGAGCGACATTTTATTGTGTACAGCAGAAGCCTTGATAAATCGGTAAAGATATGGAGAGTGTCACCGCAAGCACAACAGCAACTCCAAAATCAGGCCGAAGTTATGGGGATGAGTCCGCCGCAGACTTTTCCTTCTGCTTGTAGCCTTGGGTCACAGAGTAGCTGCAGAGTTAGCCAAAGGAGAAAATAG